The Rubrobacter tropicus nucleotide sequence TCCGGCCCCGGAGGCCGCTTCCTGGCCTCATCCTCCTTCGCGGCGTCGCTACCGCCCGCGGCCGTAGTCTCGCCGGCGCTTTCTTCGACCGTGGACTCCTCCGTGACCGTCCCACCGGCGGTCGCCGGCCCTCGGCCCGCTTCCTCGCCGGAACGGTCTTGCTCCGGCGAGGGTTGGGTCCCACAGGAACAGAGAACGAAAACGAACAGCGCGAAGAGGAGCCTCTTCACCCCCGCCGCGCCCTGCTCAACTATCCCCTGAAACCGGATACCTGAAGCCTGAAACCTCTAGGCCTTCAGCCTTTCGAGGTGCTCCCGGCGGAACTTCGCGACCTTCGGGGCGATGATGACCTGGCAGTAGGGCTGGTAGCCGTTGCTGGCGAAATAGTTCTGGTGGTAGTCCTCGGCCACGTAGAACTCCTCGAACGGCACGACCTCGGTCACGATGGGATCTTCCCAGATCCCCTGCGCCCCGAGTTCGGAGATGACGGCCTCGGCGGCCTCCCGCTGCTCCTCGTCGTGGTAGAAGACCGCGGAACGGTACTGCGTCCCGACGTCGGCGCCCTGACGGTTCAGCGTCGTCGGGTCGTGGGTGGCGAAGAAGACCTCCAGGATCTCCCGGTAGGAGATCACCTCCGGGTCGAACGTGACCTGCACGACCTCGGCGTGCCCCGTCGTCTCGCTGCACACCTGCCGGTAAGTCGGGTTCGGGACGTGCCCGCCCGAATACCCGGACTCGACCTTCTCGACGCCCCGCACCTCGAGGTACACGGCCTCCGTACACCAGAAGCACCCGCCCCCGAGCGTCGCAATCTCCGTGCGCCCCGCGCCACCGTTGGATTCCGCCATCATTCCTCTTTCCGTATACTTCCTGCGATTCCGGTATACCGCATCCGGGGCCAGGGTGCAGAGGAAGCCTCCACAACCCGACCCAACCGCACGCCAAAAGCCGAAAGCTGAAGGCTTATAGCTGAAAGCGCGGCTCGCGAACCGCTAATCGTCCGTTTCGCCCTCGAAGACGCAGAATGCGACGCCGAGGGAGTCGTGGGCGGCCGCGATAGCCCAAACCGTTCGATAAAGCCGCGAGGTCCGGAGCGGAGTCTAGCTTCGAGTTAGTGCCCGGCGTCTCGCGGGGAGTTGGAAGGGCGGGTCGTTTCGGGGGACGGGAGGCCGCGTGGTTTGGCCGGCCCATCCTCGGCGTTCGCGAGGTCCTTCGGCCCGACCTCGCGCCGGTCGGCGAAGCGCAGGGCGTAGGTAAGGTGCCCCTCCCTGGCGCGGACTTCGACGTGGCCGCCGGCGGCCAGCTTCGTCAGCATCTTCTCCGCCTCCGCGACGCTCAAGGTCGTCTCCAAAGCGGCGCGGGCGGCGGTGATCTCCTCGTTGCGCTCCAGCGCGCGGAGCAGCTCTTTCTCCCCGCCATCCCGGGCCGGGCGTACCTCCGGCGCGCCTTGCGGCCTCCCGCCGCGCGGCGTGAGGAAGAACAGCACGAAAAACAGCGGGATCAGAGGGACGAACGGGAAATACGGGCCGGCCGACGCAAGCGCCAGGAATCCCGCAAGGATCAGGACCGGCGCGAACCCCAGCGGGAACCTCCCAGGCGGACGCCGGAAATGGACAGCCCTACGCCCCACCGGTTTCATACCATACATTCCGTACACTCTAACGCCTCCGTCCCGCTCTACTGGCCCCTCCTAGAGAAGAACGGGCGGCTCTTCCCCGCGGCGGGGGGCGTGGCCCATGGCTCCCCGGGGCGGCCCGGCGCATCCTCGCGCCGACGGGCCCCAGGCACCCTCGAACCGGCGCTTCATTCCCGACATCCTGCCGAGGGCGAACGCCGCCAGCAACGCGAGCGCGAGGAAAGGCGGCGGAACGGGCGAATTGTAGAGTCGCCCGTGCATCCGGGGTCCGCCTCGACCGTACCCTGCGTGCCGGTGGCCCATCGTTCCCTTCCTCACGGCTGGCTCCTCTCCGTTCCGTGGACGTTGTTTGATCCAACAAACTCACCCTAAGAGGCTTCGGTTCGAGCCGTCTCAAGCCGGGCTCAAGGTTCCGTCATGGGCGTCAAGATAGGGTCAAGCGGGGCGATGCGGGGTCGGGGAGCGGTTAGACTTGTCCTGGAGAACCATGACGATCCGGGCGCTCATAGTCGAGGACGAGCAGAACCTTGTGGGGCTCTTGCGCCTGCACCTCGAGAGGGAGGGCTTCGAGGTGCACGAGGCCCTCGACGGCCGGGCGGCGCTCGAGGTCGCCCGCCGGGTGGCCCCCGACGTGGTAGTCCTCGACTGGATGCTCCCCGGCCTCGGCGGCATGGAGGTGCTGCGGGAGCTCAGGGGCTCCTCAGACGCCTACGTCATAATGCTCACCGCGCGGAGCGACGAGGTGGACAGGGTGGTGGGCCTCTCTACCGGCGCCGACGATTACCTTACAAAGCCCTTCTCCCCGGCGGAGCTCGTCGCCCGCATCCGGGCGATGCTCCGCAGGCCGCGCGGCGGCGCGACCGGGCAACAGGACGCCCCTTTGGGGTTCGGCGCGCTGACGGTGGACACGGCGCGGCGCGAAGCGAGGCTCGACGGCGAAGCGGTGGCCCTCACGGCGATGGAGTTCGACCTGCTCGCGACGCTGGCCTCGGAGCCCGGAATCGTGTTCGGCCGGGACCGGCTCCTGGAGAAACTCTGGGGCGGGAGCTACTTCGGCAGCGACCACGTCATCGACGTCCACGTAGCCAACGTGCGCAAAAAGCTCGGGGACGACCCGCAAGACCCCCGCTACGTCCAGACCGTGCGCGGCGTCGGCTACAGGTTCCGTGCCCCGTGAGACGGTCCAGGCGGGGCGGGGGCCTCGGCGCGAGGCTCTTCGTCTCGCACTTCCTGGTCGCCGCGGTGGTGGCGCTGACGGTGCTCACGGCCGTCCTGCTGGTGGCGCCGCTCTTCCTCGGAGACGTGACGGGCGGGGCGGGCAGGAGCCCGGGCCAGGCGCTCCTGCTCTCCCTGCTCGTTGCCGGCCTCGCCGCCGGTGCGACGGCCGCGGCGGCGAGCCTGCTCGTCTCGCGCAGGATCGTGGACTCCTTGCGCTACGTGCTCGACGCCACCCGCCGCGTTGCGGCCGGTAGCTACGGGGAGCGCGTGCCGGCCGGGGACGCGGACGACGAGATCTCCGAGCTCTCAGAAGGCTTCAACGCCATGGCGCGGGCGCTCGAAGAGGCCGAGAGGCGGCGGGTCGAGGTGATCTCCGACGTCTCCCACGAGCTCCGCACCCCCCTCTCCACCCTCCGGGGCTACCTAGAAAGCCTCATGGGCGGGACCGTCGAGCCATCGGAGAAGACCTTCTCCCTGCTGTACGCGGAGACCATGCGCATGGAGCGCCTCGTCAGGGACCTCCGCCAGCTCTCCCGCGCGGAGGCGGGCCAGCTCGCCCTGGACATAGCCCCCGTCTCCCCGGGGGAGGTGGCGGATCGGGCGTCGGGGAGGATGCGCCCGCTGTTCGACGAGAAGGGCGTCGAGTTGGGCACCAGGAAAATCGGGGAGCCCCCGCCCGTCCTGGCCGACGCCGACAGGGTGATACAGGTTCTGACGAACCTTCTGGACAACGCCCTGAGGCACACGCCTCCGGGGGGACGGGTCACGGTCGAGGTCGGGACCGGGGCAGGCGTAATCGAGTTCGGGGTGGCGGATACCGGAGAGGGCATACCGGCCGAGCACCTGCCCCGCGTCTTCGAGCGGTTCTACCGGGCAGACAGGTCGCGCTCGCGGGAGGGCGGCGGCTCCGGTGTGGGCCTGTCCATCTCGAGGGCGCTGGTCGGCGCGATGGGTGGTGAGATCCGGGCCGAGAGCCCCGGAGCCGGGCGCGGGGCGACCTTCCGCTTCACGCTGCCCGCGGCGGGCCGGGGTCGGGGGAGCTTGACCGGATCTTGACGCCCGTTACGGGATCTTGACCCGGCCAAGAGAACGGGGCCGGGGGCCCGCCGTAAGCTGAAGCCACCGAACCCGAAAAGGAGGCGACGAGAGAGATGGAGACCATCGCGCAGGCGTTCTTGCACGGTCCGCCCGGGGGCTTTGACGGGCCCGGCCCGTTCATCTTCCCCTTCATATTCCTGTTCTGGATCCTGATCCTGGGCTCCCTTGCCTGGGCCGCGTTCCGCCTGGTCCCGCGGTGGCGCGAGGGTGGCGGCGGCTGGACCGGTGGCCGCAGGGACCCGGCGGAGGAGATCCTGCGCGAGCGTTTCGCCAGGGGCGAGACGAGCGCAGAGGAGTACGTGCGGGCCATGAGGACCCTCCGCGGGGACGGGCCGGCCGACTACGAAGACTACGTGCGCGAGGCCGAGGAGAGGCCCGACCCGAACCGCGAGCCCGGTACGTAGGTAAGATCCAACCGCCATGCAAACCCTGACAGAAACCCTGAGCGCGGGCCTCCTCCTGGTCCAGTCCGGTCGCGACTGGGGCGGAGGCCCCCCCTGGGCCGACGGAGACCACGGGATGTCCTGGGGACCGTGGGTGCTGTTTCCATTCCTCTTCTGGGTCGGGCTGCTGGCGCTCGTCGCCTGGATCGTAACGCGCCTCTTCCCGAGCCGGCGCGGCGGAACCGGGCCCGCGAGCAGGGACCCGGCCGAGGAGATCCTGCGCGAACGCCTCGCCCGCGGCGAGATCACCACAGACGAATACCTGAGATCCCTGCAGATACTCCGCGGCGAAATACCAAACAACCTCGGCAGCCCGGACGAAGATCAAGAGACGAAGTAAAGGCCCGGCTGACCGTCCGGAACGATCTCTCCGGAGATCAGCCGTCAGCTATCAGCTTTCAGCAAGAGCAAGAAAGCCGACCGCTGAGAGCGGAGGCCGAAGCGGGCCGACAGCTAACAGCGCGGTTCGCTCCGCGAACCGCTTCACAGCCTCTCGAAGCGGGCCTGGAAGAAGCGGAGGTGCTTGGGCTCGTGGACCATCCGGAGGCCGCGGACGTTCTCTCTGTTGTTCCAGACTTCGAGGACGGACTCGACGGTTACGTCGCAGTGGGCCTGGGTGTAGACGCGGCGGGGGAAGGTGAGGCGGACGAGCTCCAGGCTCGGGTAGTTGTGCTCGCCGGTCTCCCTGTTACGGCCGGCGGAGACGACGCCGCGCTCCATCGCCCGGACCCCCGAGTCGAGGTAGAGCTCGGCGGCCAGGGTTTGGGCCGGGAAGTGGTCCTGGGGCATCTCGGGGAAGAAGCCTTTCGCGTCGAGGAAGACGGCGTGGCCCCCTACCGGACGGACTATCGGGATGCCGGCCTCGGCGAGCTTCTCGCCCACGTACTCGACCTGTCCTATGCGGGAGTGGAGGTAGTCCTCGTCGACCATCTCCACTATCCCGCGGGCCATCGCCTCCAGGTCGCGGCCGGCGAGGCCGCCGTAGGTGTGGAGGCCCTCGTAGACGACCACTAGGGCGCGGGCCTCCTCGAAGAGCTCCTCGTCAAAGGTTGCGAGAAAGCCGCCGATGTTGGTGAGGAGGTCCTTCTTCGCGCTCACGGTCGCCGCGTCTGATAGGGAGCAGGTCTCGTGCAGGATCTCCGCGACGGTCCTGCCCTCGTGGCCGGCCTCCCGATGCTTGACGAAGTACGCGTTCTCGACCGCGCGCGTCGCGTCCAGGACTACCTTTATACCGTGCGACCTCGTCAACTCCCGCACGGCGCGGAGGTTCTCGAGCGAGATCGGCTGCCCCCCCGCCATGTTTACCGTCGCCGCGACGCTGACGTAGGGGACCTTCTCGGCCCCGACCTCTTCGATGAGCGACCCCAGCTTGCCGAGGTCCACGTTCCCCTTGAACGGGTGCTCGCTCTTCGGGTCGTGGGCCTCGTCGATGATGACGTCGACGAAGGTGCCGCCGGCGCGTTCCTGGTGCTCGCGGGTGGTCGTGAAGTACATGTTGTTGGGGACGTGGTCGCCCGGCTCTATCCAGACCTGGGAGAGGATGTGCTCCGCCCCGCGCCCCTGGTGGGTCGGGACGAGGTAGGGGTAGCCGTAGTATTCGGCCACGGCCCTCTCCAGGTTGTAGAAGTTCACCGAGCCGGCGTAGGCCTCGTCGCCCAGCATCATGCCGGCCCACTGGTCCTGGCTCATGGCGTTCGTGCCCGAGTCCGTCAGCAGGTCTATGTAGACGTCCTCGGAGCGCAGGAGGAACGTGTTGAAGCCGGCCTCTTCGATGGCGCGTCTTCGCTCTTCACGAGTCGTCGTTTTCAGGGGTTCCACTACCTTGATCTTGTACGGCTCGGCCCACGAACGACGGCCGTTCTTCGCCACGATGGCTCCTCTCCGCCCCGGACAATGGATCAACGCAACCTACCCCGGCCGGCGGTCAGGGGCAAGCCGTGTTGCCAAACGGGACGAAATGGGCAAAGATCTACCCATGATCAAGAGCCTCAAAGGCCACTGGGAAGAGTTCAAGGAGAGCAAGCCGGGCGAGCGCTTCAAGGACCGCTACCACCGCCGGCAGCAAGAACCGGGCCACATCGTCAAGAGGGTGGTGCTGGTGATCTTCGGCGCCATCCTGGCGGTCGGCAGCCTCGTTACCGCCCCGTTGCCCGGCCCCGGCTTCGCTACCGTCTTTCTCGGGCTTGCGATCCTGGCCGGCGAGCTCCTCCCCGCGGCCCGCCTCCTCGACTGGTCGGAGGTCCGCCTCAGGCTTCTCTGGCAGTTCGTCACGGACGTCTGGCGGACGAGCCTCTTCGGCAAGATCTCCCTCGTCGTGATCGCCGCGATCCTCGCCTCCGGCTTTGCCTACTTCGTCTACCTGCTGCTGTTCGCCTAACCCCGATCAGTCCAGCACGTAACCGGCGAGGACGCTCTGGACGTC carries:
- the msrA gene encoding peptide-methionine (S)-S-oxide reductase MsrA codes for the protein MMAESNGGAGRTEIATLGGGCFWCTEAVYLEVRGVEKVESGYSGGHVPNPTYRQVCSETTGHAEVVQVTFDPEVISYREILEVFFATHDPTTLNRQGADVGTQYRSAVFYHDEEQREAAEAVISELGAQGIWEDPIVTEVVPFEEFYVAEDYHQNYFASNGYQPYCQVIIAPKVAKFRREHLERLKA
- a CDS encoding response regulator transcription factor — translated: MTIRALIVEDEQNLVGLLRLHLEREGFEVHEALDGRAALEVARRVAPDVVVLDWMLPGLGGMEVLRELRGSSDAYVIMLTARSDEVDRVVGLSTGADDYLTKPFSPAELVARIRAMLRRPRGGATGQQDAPLGFGALTVDTARREARLDGEAVALTAMEFDLLATLASEPGIVFGRDRLLEKLWGGSYFGSDHVIDVHVANVRKKLGDDPQDPRYVQTVRGVGYRFRAP
- a CDS encoding HAMP domain-containing sensor histidine kinase — encoded protein: MRRSRRGGGLGARLFVSHFLVAAVVALTVLTAVLLVAPLFLGDVTGGAGRSPGQALLLSLLVAGLAAGATAAAASLLVSRRIVDSLRYVLDATRRVAAGSYGERVPAGDADDEISELSEGFNAMARALEEAERRRVEVISDVSHELRTPLSTLRGYLESLMGGTVEPSEKTFSLLYAETMRMERLVRDLRQLSRAEAGQLALDIAPVSPGEVADRASGRMRPLFDEKGVELGTRKIGEPPPVLADADRVIQVLTNLLDNALRHTPPGGRVTVEVGTGAGVIEFGVADTGEGIPAEHLPRVFERFYRADRSRSREGGGSGVGLSISRALVGAMGGEIRAESPGAGRGATFRFTLPAAGRGRGSLTGS
- a CDS encoding SHOCT domain-containing protein, whose product is METIAQAFLHGPPGGFDGPGPFIFPFIFLFWILILGSLAWAAFRLVPRWREGGGGWTGGRRDPAEEILRERFARGETSAEEYVRAMRTLRGDGPADYEDYVREAEERPDPNREPGT
- a CDS encoding SHOCT domain-containing protein, yielding MQTLTETLSAGLLLVQSGRDWGGGPPWADGDHGMSWGPWVLFPFLFWVGLLALVAWIVTRLFPSRRGGTGPASRDPAEEILRERLARGEITTDEYLRSLQILRGEIPNNLGSPDEDQETK
- a CDS encoding tyrosine phenol-lyase: MVAKNGRRSWAEPYKIKVVEPLKTTTREERRRAIEEAGFNTFLLRSEDVYIDLLTDSGTNAMSQDQWAGMMLGDEAYAGSVNFYNLERAVAEYYGYPYLVPTHQGRGAEHILSQVWIEPGDHVPNNMYFTTTREHQERAGGTFVDVIIDEAHDPKSEHPFKGNVDLGKLGSLIEEVGAEKVPYVSVAATVNMAGGQPISLENLRAVRELTRSHGIKVVLDATRAVENAYFVKHREAGHEGRTVAEILHETCSLSDAATVSAKKDLLTNIGGFLATFDEELFEEARALVVVYEGLHTYGGLAGRDLEAMARGIVEMVDEDYLHSRIGQVEYVGEKLAEAGIPIVRPVGGHAVFLDAKGFFPEMPQDHFPAQTLAAELYLDSGVRAMERGVVSAGRNRETGEHNYPSLELVRLTFPRRVYTQAHCDVTVESVLEVWNNRENVRGLRMVHEPKHLRFFQARFERL
- a CDS encoding PGPGW domain-containing protein, which produces MGKDLPMIKSLKGHWEEFKESKPGERFKDRYHRRQQEPGHIVKRVVLVIFGAILAVGSLVTAPLPGPGFATVFLGLAILAGELLPAARLLDWSEVRLRLLWQFVTDVWRTSLFGKISLVVIAAILASGFAYFVYLLLFA